The Stackebrandtia nassauensis DSM 44728 genome includes the window GGGGCAGTCGGACGTCGACGACGGCCACGTCCGGTTTGTGCTCGATCAGGGCGGGGGCGAGACGGGGGCCGTTGTCGACCATCTCGACGACTTCGCAGTCGTGGGCCGACAGCATCCGGTTCAGGCCGTCGGCGAGCAGCGCGTGGTCCTCGGCGATCACGACGCGCATCATGGGGTCTTCCTGGTGGTCATCGCGCTAGCCTACGTTCCCGGTTCCGAGAGGCTTTCACGAACGTATGTGTCAGCGGCGGGAGCCACGGCGAAGCCGCGCCACGCCGACGCGGGTCGCCGCGTCACCGCGGCGGGAAGGGCCGCGGCGCCCAAGCCAGCGAGGTGTTCCACTGATCGGGCTCGCCCAGCACCCAGCCGTCGAGCGCCCGGCCAGCGCGGTAGCGCACGGCCGTCAACAGCACCCGCTTCGGGGTTCCCTCGGGCACCTCGTACTCGGACGCGGTGTCGCTGACCAGTGCGAGCCCGTGATCGGAGCACTCCTTGGCCACCCACACCAGGTCCCGGCCGGACTCGGCGAGGATCCGGGGCAGCCGTTCGCGTTCTTGCGCGCAGCACAGGGTGTGGGCGCCGAAGACGATCGGCGTGACACCGTCGGGCACTTCGGACAGTGCCTTCGGCAGCGTCTCCATGTAGTCCCCGACGCGCCAGTCGACGCCGCCGGGTTCCATGACGGACAGCGCGCCGTCGACGCGGGCGAGTTCGTCGGTGTTGTCGGGCAGGACGCAGTCGCGCAGCCAGGCGACGGCGTCGTCGTCCTCGCGTCGCACCGGTTCGTACTCCAGACCGATCCGCGCGGCGACATCCACGCTGGCCGAAAGGAACCCGGGTTTCTCGCCGTTCCAGTCGATCGGGAGGACGAGCGGACGGTCACCGCCGAGGAGTCGATCGCCGAAGCGGTAGCCGTACCGGTCGGGGTACAGGCAGGTGCCCGCGGCCGAACCCAGTTCCAGCAAGGCGACCGGACCCGAGGCTTGGCTCGCGGCCCAGGCGATGCCGGGCCACAGCACGACGGCGACGAGCGGGTCGTTGCCCCGTGCCGAGCTGTGGACGCCCGCCAGCTCGGCCAGCTCGGTTTGGTAGCGGCGGGCCAGATCGCGAAACGCGTCGGCCAGCGAGCCGTCGGCGGCCAAGCGCCCGCCCAAGGTGCCCCAGTACTCCGTCAACTCGTGCCCGGATGCCTTGGTGCGCAACAACCGCGACACCAGCCCCGCCAGCTGCTGCGGGCGCGACCACGCCGGGCTGTGCTTCGGCCGCCCCGCGACGGGGCCGTCGTCCACACAGGCCGCGAGCTCAGGCTCGCCGGCGACCGCCCGGCACATCGCCGCGAACACCGGCGCCTTGTCGTTCCACTGCTCGGCTCGTTTCGCGAACACGGCCCGCGTCGTCAGTTCCTCTGTCATCGCCGACAAACCTAAGCACCCGACGCCCCCGCCACAACGCCGTTTCAGACAGTGATCGCCGACCGGAATACCCGGTCGGCGATCAGCTACTCATCCATCGTTAAACTTGGACGTACCGTCAGCTCGCACGGGATCTCGTAGGCCACGATCGTCGGCCCGCCCGGCTCACTGCGAATCGTCACCACACCGTCGAAGGCCGCCAGCCTGCGCGTCACCCCGTCCAGGCCGCCGCCCGGCGTCACCGTCGCGCCGCCCCTGCCGTTGTCGCGCACCGTGATCCCCAGCCGGGTCCCGAAGTAACCGATCCGGACGAACACCTCGGTCGCCTGCGCGTACTTGGCGACGTTCGTCAGCGCCTCGGCGACCGCGAAGTACGCCGCCGACTCCACCGGCTCCGGCGGACGCCCCGGCAGGTTCGTCTCCACCGTCA containing:
- a CDS encoding DUF2332 domain-containing protein, which translates into the protein MTEELTTRAVFAKRAEQWNDKAPVFAAMCRAVAGEPELAACVDDGPVAGRPKHSPAWSRPQQLAGLVSRLLRTKASGHELTEYWGTLGGRLAADGSLADAFRDLARRYQTELAELAGVHSSARGNDPLVAVVLWPGIAWAASQASGPVALLELGSAAGTCLYPDRYGYRFGDRLLGGDRPLVLPIDWNGEKPGFLSASVDVAARIGLEYEPVRREDDDAVAWLRDCVLPDNTDELARVDGALSVMEPGGVDWRVGDYMETLPKALSEVPDGVTPIVFGAHTLCCAQERERLPRILAESGRDLVWVAKECSDHGLALVSDTASEYEVPEGTPKRVLLTAVRYRAGRALDGWVLGEPDQWNTSLAWAPRPFPPR